The genomic interval TGCGTGTGCAGGGCAAGGATGCCTCGCAGGCGCAACTGACGGCCGGCCTGGGCGCGCACATAGATGCACAAGGCAAGGTGACGCCTCCCTTCGCGGTCAATGCCGCCGCGCTCACCGCCTGGCGCCAGGGCAAGCTGGTGTTCGACAACGCCACCCTGGCCGAGGTGGTGGCCGAAGTGTCGCGCTACCGCACTGAGCCGCTGCGCGTTGCCCCCGGCAAGGTGGCGCAGTTGCGCCTGTCCAGCACCTTCAGCAGCGACGACACCGATGCCTTGCTGCGCGCCTTGCCGAGCATTCTGCCGGTGGCCATCAAAGCCCATGAAGACGGTTCTCGCGAAATAATCGCGAAATAGATTCAGGTTTTTTTCAGCCCGTTCGTCTTCCTCGCCAGCTGCAACTGCCAAGCATTTCCATTTGCATGCGGTTGGCGTTTATCCCGAACTTCAGGATGTCTCGACGACGTGAACAACAACAAGCCTTTCCCACGCGTGCGCGCCCTGGCGCTGGCCCTTGCGGTCAGTGCCGTGGCCGTCAACAGCCAGGCCGAGCAGGCCGACACTGCCATTCAGATCCAGGCGCAACCGCTGGCTTCGGCGCTGAGCCAGCTGGGCCAACAAACCAACCTGCAGCTGTTCTACAGCCCGGAGCTTGTGGCTGGTAAGCAGGCCCCGGCAGTGTCCGGCAACCTGGCGCCGGTGCAGGCGCTGCAACAGTTGCTGCAAGGCAGCGGGCTGACGTTCGAGGTGTCGCAGGACACCGTGGTGGTCAAGCCACTGCCCACCACGCTCGACCTGGGCAGCGGTAGCCTGGAGCTGGCGCCCACTGACATCAAGGTTGTCGGCGACTGGCTGGGCGATGCTGACCAGGCCGTGGTCCAGAACCACCCAGGCGCGCGCACCGTGGTGCGGCGTGAGGCCATGGTGGAGAAGGGCGCGATGAACGTGCGCGACGTGCTGCGCGGTATCCCTGGCGTACAGGTGCAGGACTCCAACGGCACCGGTGGCAGCGACCTGTCCCTGAACGTTGGCGTGCGCGGCCTGACTTCGCGTTTGTCGCCACGCTCGACCGTGTTGATCGATGGCATCCCGGCTGCCTTCGCCCCTTATGGCCAGCCGCAGTTGTCGATGGCGCCGATCTCTTCGGGCAACCTCGACAGCATCGACGTGGTGCGCGGTGCCGGCTCTGTGCGCTATGGCCCGCAGAACGTCGGAGGGGTGATCAACTTCGTCACCCGGGCAATCCCGGAGCAGGCCTCGGCACAACTTTCCACCACCCTTGAAACCTCGCAGCACGGCGGCTGGAAGCACACCGAATCGGCCTTCGTCGGCGGCACCGCCGACAACGGCATCGGCGTTGCGCTGTTGTACACCGGGGTGAACGGCAACGGCTACCGCGAGAGCAACAACGGCAACGACATCGACGACGTCATCCTCAAGACCCACTGGGCGCCGACCGACGTCGACGAGTTCTGGCTCAACTTCCACTACTACGATGGCCGTGCCGACATGCCCGGTGGCTTGACCCAAGCTCAGTACGACAGCAACCCGTACCAGTCGCTGCGTGACTACGACTACTTTGCCGGCCGGCGCAAAGACGTGTCGTTCAAGTGGCAGCGCCAGCTCGACGACGCCACCCAGTTCGAAGTGCTGACCTACTACACCGACAGTTTTCGCGGCAGTGCCATCGCCTCGCGTGACATGAAGACCCTGTCCTCGTACCCACGCAACTACCACACCTTCGCCATCGAGCCGCGGGTGTCGCGGATCTTCTTCGCCGGCCCGACCACCCAGGAAGTCAGTGTTGGCTATCGCTACCTGAAAGAAGCCATGCGCGAGCAGTCGACCCGCCTGGCGCTGATCGACAACGTACCGACGTCGACCCCGACCGCCGATGGCCACGTGTTCCAGGACCGCAGCGGCGGCACCGAAGCCAGCGCCTACTACATCGATGACAAGATCGACGTCGGCAACTGGACCATCACCCCGGGCGTGCGCTTTGAGCACATCAACACCGACTGGCGCGACCGCCCGGTGCTGGACGCCAACAACCGCCCGGTGGCGGAGAAAAAGCGCAGCATCACCAGCAACGAGCCGCTGCCGGCGCTGAGTGTGATGTACCACCTCTCCGATGCCTGGAAGGTGTTCGCCAACTACGAGACCTCGTTCGGCAGCCTGCAGTACTTCCAGCTGGGCCAAGGCGGCACCGGCAACAGCACGGCCAATGGCCTAGAGCCGGAAAAGGCCAGGACCTACGAGGTTGGTACGCGTTATGACAATGGCGGCTTCGCCGGTGAGCTGACAGCGTTCTATATCGACTTCGATGACGAGCTGCAGTACATCAGCAACGATGTCGGCTGGACCAACCTGGGTGCGACCAAGCACCAAGGGATCGAGGCGTCGGTGCGCTATGACCTGGCCGGGCTGGATGCACGGCTGGAGGGGTTGTCGGTCAATGGCGGCTATACCTATACCCGCGCGACATACGAGGGGGAGATTCCTGGCTTCAAGGGCCGTGACCTGCCGTTCTACTCACGCCAGGTGGCCACTGCCGGCGTGCGTTACGCGGTCAACCACTGGACCTGGAACCTGGACGCCTACGCTCAATCCAAACAGCGCGCGCCGGGTACCGGTATCAATGCCGATGGCAGCTTCAATGGCGACTACATCACCGAACCGAGTGCCGATGGGCAGTACGGCGACATTCCGGGCTACGTGACCTGGCATGCCCGCGGTGGGTACGACTTCGGGCCGAAGTTGTCCAACCTGACGCTGGCGGCGGGGGTGAAGAACCTGTTCGACAAGCAGTATTTCACCCGCTCCAGCGATAACAATGCGGGCATTTATGTGGGTGAGCCGCGGACGTTCTATGTGCAGGCCAGTGTAGGGTTCTGATAGTGCGTCGCCTGCTTCGCGGGACAAGCCCGCTC from Pseudomonas kermanshahensis carries:
- a CDS encoding TonB-dependent siderophore receptor yields the protein MNNNKPFPRVRALALALAVSAVAVNSQAEQADTAIQIQAQPLASALSQLGQQTNLQLFYSPELVAGKQAPAVSGNLAPVQALQQLLQGSGLTFEVSQDTVVVKPLPTTLDLGSGSLELAPTDIKVVGDWLGDADQAVVQNHPGARTVVRREAMVEKGAMNVRDVLRGIPGVQVQDSNGTGGSDLSLNVGVRGLTSRLSPRSTVLIDGIPAAFAPYGQPQLSMAPISSGNLDSIDVVRGAGSVRYGPQNVGGVINFVTRAIPEQASAQLSTTLETSQHGGWKHTESAFVGGTADNGIGVALLYTGVNGNGYRESNNGNDIDDVILKTHWAPTDVDEFWLNFHYYDGRADMPGGLTQAQYDSNPYQSLRDYDYFAGRRKDVSFKWQRQLDDATQFEVLTYYTDSFRGSAIASRDMKTLSSYPRNYHTFAIEPRVSRIFFAGPTTQEVSVGYRYLKEAMREQSTRLALIDNVPTSTPTADGHVFQDRSGGTEASAYYIDDKIDVGNWTITPGVRFEHINTDWRDRPVLDANNRPVAEKKRSITSNEPLPALSVMYHLSDAWKVFANYETSFGSLQYFQLGQGGTGNSTANGLEPEKARTYEVGTRYDNGGFAGELTAFYIDFDDELQYISNDVGWTNLGATKHQGIEASVRYDLAGLDARLEGLSVNGGYTYTRATYEGEIPGFKGRDLPFYSRQVATAGVRYAVNHWTWNLDAYAQSKQRAPGTGINADGSFNGDYITEPSADGQYGDIPGYVTWHARGGYDFGPKLSNLTLAAGVKNLFDKQYFTRSSDNNAGIYVGEPRTFYVQASVGF